The genomic segment ataatttgaagaaaaaattgaCCGTTTTATGGATAAAAGTTTTTGCTCAGGCCCTGGGAATTTgcatatgtttttataaacgGATAATTTATGTATGACATGTCAGTCACGTCAAGATACTTTGTGATCATCATAATTCGCAGTACCCAGCCCACCTGACTTTTGTAGGAAGATGATTAAAACATATGAAATAAAAGCCTCACAAAAAGAATGGAacatattattcaaatttaggcatgccttttatattttaactagaGCCCGCGGCTTCGCTCGCGTAAATCGAAAAATCCCGtgcatgccaaatttcagttctatcggttcagtagtttgaGCTGCGCTTTGACAGATCATTCAGTCAATCATTTACTTTTgcgttttataattataataatcatgTGAAGCTATAGTAGTATTTGTTACCAAAAAGACCAATATCGTTACCGAAAAGAGTGGGAAATGGAATGGCAATAGCAATCGAAGAAATTGACCGCACCAGAAGCTCTACCCGTAAAATATTCACGGTCTATTACTGAGCTGTCTAGCCCTTTCAAACCCCAAAGGGTTATCTACCATCCGAGGCGAAATCAACCTAAATACTACGACATAAGACgcaaaacaaagtaaaaaaatgccTATTTAATGCTGAATCTAAGTCTATAATTTGGGacataaaaggaaaaaaacagTCAGTCTAGACTCAGATTTTACCTATAGCTAGAGGGATCGATCATTAATATCAGTGAGTATTGTAGTCAATCGGCCGGAATATTCGAGTCATTGGTTAGGAAGAAAAAATAGTAACAATAAAAGGAATGACTATATGTCTATTTCTAACGATTGTAATAAGTCAAGTATGCATGAAGGGATATTGAGAGCACTATATAATTATGGTCGTTCTTTTTTAACATCGTTAAATCTATCTTAAATCACTAGCCTCATTTGCAAAGTGCTAcacttttagaaaaataattacaagcCGAGTTTTTTGTTCTTTATTCCTTCTTATGTTTTATAAGCTGATGGCCTTGTGGTTTTGGCAGAAAAATACCATTGGTGGTTTTATTAATCCATTTCTTACTTTATAATGAGGCGATTAAATTGAGGTGATTAAATCTgttttataactataataGACTTAATTTCCATACTAAAATTGCGAAAATATGTCTGTCTCTTACGATTTTACGGCCAAACCGCTGACTAGATTTTGGTAATATTTAGTATGAATATACTCGTAGCTAATTATCCGAGTTCAAACATAAGCTTACTAGCAATCTCACAGGAGCATAAAATGGGTATAAAATCTAGTAAAAGTTCAACTATTACAACACTAGCACAGAACATATGAGAACATATAAGAAATAGTATATACTAGTGAGTACTATTTTGTTTACTCAAACAAAATCAGCATGCAGCCGGCGTGACATTATGAAATGTGACAGCAGAAGTGACCGGACGTTAGAAAGCGGAACGTCAACCAGTACCGTCATTGTCCGACGAAAGCGGATTGTCTGCAACGAGCACTGATGACAAGAGTTTATTGGAAGAAGCCTCCGGTGCTTAATGGATAATATATATAGCCTGAAGCGTAAGTGTTGTGATCAGAAACAATAATTACGAAGGTAATAGCGAGTCTGGGGTGCTTAATGCGGGAAACCTCTTTGAGCGTCCTGTCTTTTGAAGGCTTTGGTTCTGCACTAAACAATAACAGCGTAGCGGTGGGCTGATAAGGGTCACGGGACggtacaataatttatttttctttagcaCATCTCTTACATATTCAATACATGTctacacatatgtataaataacatCAATGGAAAAGGTCACTTtgtatttcaacaaaataattaagttcCATATCAATCCAaaggaattatttattagtcaGCTCTAATAAAAATTCTCATGATTAAAGATAAATAGTTTCGATAACTGGAGCTATAATACTATTTCACTAGGTAATAGTTCGTATGAAACAAAGTCCTTATCTCCAAGGACTTCTCAGAATAGCCTGCATAGATTTTCTATCTGACATAATAAAACTTGAACAGGCCGCATGCAGACTACAATTACTAGGTAGGATAGCTACTGCCAGTCCAATTAATCGTATCACGGCATTGCCTAACAGCACAACACCTGGGGTTTCACGTGACTACGACTAAAGCCTAGGTCACATCAATGGAAAAACGAAGACTGGCAAAAagcaattataaataacagcTCCATAGATTTAATTGGCGAACAGAGATAAATTGAAAGGAAAAACATGATTTTTGTAGTATTTGTATCGTTATTTGTCTTAGCAAATCCatccaatttaataaaattaaaattataaaagtcgTGTGTAACttctactttttaatattaatatctaatatttgtatctcttttaaatatttggaatTTTGCTGAATCCTAAGAATCCTTCTAACaatttaaatgtgaaagttgGTAAAGATGTGTTACttattctttcacgcaaaaacttttaattatcataaaaCTTTGCAGTATTATAGCTCAGACATTGAAACaacataaaaagttaaaatttagaataatttatACGTCAGGCGGATTATTATGAAACCGAACACCAAACGATTTTTTTCTAACTTtgcttattaaaatacatagacTTGTAACTCTATAATCAATGAATGAGCTGCGTACGATGATTCACCTTGAGTACTGACTAAACAGCATGAAGATAAAGCGCATTCTTACATTAAACCTAAAACAATCACAGTATGttctaatgaaataattattagtttCTGATTAAAACGCAATAAAATCTGCTgctaaaaaactgaaaaaaaaaataatcaattttttgACGACATCTACAAAAACAATGTTTCAAGTgtacaataatataatgacAAGGCATAGAGCTATCAAAGAGAGGCTTAGTTACAATCATCAAGAACGAGTATCGacaatctagaaaaaaaaccaTACAAAACTTTGTGTAAACTTTAGAATtcggaaaaatataaagactACTACTATAGAGGACGTTCGCGGCACCCCCGCCTGCGAAAACAAAAAGTCGTGTTCCCAAGGGAATTTCGAAAAATCCTTTGTGTACCCTCTGGACTACATAATGAAcctaaataccaaatttcaagtctctagACTCAGCAGTTcgggctgtgcgttgtctATCAGTCCGTCGTAACGGAGGAGTTTCACAAAGATAAATCattgggtctactggaagagatttcttttgaaataagtagcacctttgtactagaattactgtattaaatgctcctgtatataattttgtgtacataaataaatcagtgGTAAGTACTAGTGAATGTGAAGTCTTCTTTTGTGACAACTGTGACAACGTTGTAGCacgttttgttttcatttcgcATCTCAATTCTTATATTTTGACAGCTTTACAACTGCGTagaaaaaacttgggattctttatggcaatgggctggcaacctctactatttgaatctcaattctatcactaagccatacagctgaatgtggtctttccgtctattcaaaacttttggctctgtctaccccgtaagggataaatacatgattatatgtctATGTCTATAATATAGCACAATATCCCTATAGGCACATAGTATTTAGTACCACCAGAGTTAGTctagcatttataataataggtatAAATGCATTCGCTCGAACTAATTGCACTTTTCCTGCCAACGAGATCCGGTCTATTGTGTCGCCGACCGGACTGACCATAATTTCATCTCATTTCCCGGTTTTGGACAGTTTTTAGAATGTTTGCCATTAGCCTGGTTCGGACTGAACCCGGATGTCACTAAGCCTGGTAGGTAAGTTCGACCTAGAATAACTAAAGgatattacatatacatatgtatacataatttCATGCCTCTTTCGCGGTGCAATAGGTAGAGGCTAGGTCTtttcacttgtcacgatccctgcattctGCATCTTGTCAATTAATTTTCCGTATTCTAGACAATCTGACAGGTCTATGTTTCAAGAAACatcttttaaaatcaattatatcatcacaacacacataacttaaataaagataatttatatttaggagtaataaatttttaactagTAAAATTTTACACACGTACTTACGTAACAGTTAATTGGACTTTGTATTGTGATAGTAAGGTGGGAACGTTTCATCAAAGTTTTTGTGTCTGATCATAGACATACCATACGTCTATAAATTACATAGTCTATTATTTCTACTGgtataaactataaaaaataaatatgcccctccgggaaagaggcatatttttaagtatgtatctaTCATCCTCTTGACATTGGACCCAGTTACACTCTCCATATAGAGGATTCTAGGTCTGCCTATCACCAAAATCCAGACTAAGTCaggtaattacaaaaaatcattaaaatcataaaccGATAAAGCATTCAAATAAACCCACTTACACCAATTTTGTACTGGTCAGACAAAAACAATAGTAAGTACAGAATGGACTTGGATTACTAGCTATCTTATCAGACGCCCACAATCACCAAGCCAGTTATGCCTAATCAGTGGATTCCAAGAATGcattacattgaaatatttgtttacaatgTCATAAATGatatagtttatgtatgtatgtgagccacatagaaaagtatacatacacatgcacatcacacataatcacgtctttataccatACGAgctagacagggccaacagtcttgtaaaaactGAAATGCCATGTTATCTTCATGGCCCAatgattcaaattcaaagtgacaggttgctagctcatggcttcaaaaaggaatcccaaataaatgtgcctttcccttgattgacttttacaatctttaAGGGAATAGAAACGGCTGGCACACACTATGATATCACTGTCTGGGGAAAATAAACCTGGCCATATAAAGCAATagaagtataataataagttcaTCTATCTGTTACAGTAGCTAATTGACACTAATAATAATGGATTTtgttctattttcaaaataactgttttggCACAGGAAAGTATGATTAGCAACTCAGATGTTATAATATGTAGGGCCTTCAGTCACAAAGTGCATAAATTGTATTGCTAACTTGATAACCTGTGTGGGGATcaagtcaaaaataattttaaactagctgtgctaCAAATCTTCACCTCAGTGGGAATTTCCagataaaaagtacttaatattattccaggttatatatatattctacttgtgtactaaatttcatcataaaccATCCTTTATACTTTCTACTATTGTCTCTCaactaagaaaaaaacatcatctatatgaatattataaaggtgCAAActgctagtattttataaccaGTAATGAAGCACAGACTACACTAAAGTGAAGAATTAAAATGGTTAACACAGCATGTTTTCAATACACTGAAATTAACTAAATTAtggaaaattacaaaacaattttgcTCTGTCTTGGAAGTGATGGTGCATTAGTTATGGacttatgtaagtacatagcTTTTAACTTCAGTAGTTTTACAGAATTGCAATGGAATATTTTGTAGAGAGAATGACATATGATAATTCAATAAACACAACACTTATAACCAAAATATGCAAATgtagttagttagttactTACCTCATTAATGTATTATTGAagatacaataattattttctttcttggtacaggttatgtttttatttatttttattttacattttacatgATCAGCTGTTCTATTGACAAATAAGATAGCCACTGGATGACAGAAGATAGCACAATCAACAAGACacaaatttttaacaatttaattttgttagatTACTCACTTCTGTGTGTCtagtatgtattttaacaATCTTAAGCACAAAGCACACTCTTAGTATTAGTAAAAATCTTGTTCACATTAACAGATTCAACTTGAATTACACTACAAAAGCTAATGTTATCTTGTGAGTCAGAATCTGTTAATACAGATCATAAATTAACCTCTCACATATAGCAGAGGAGTGACTCattcaacattaaaaaaataaacaaaggctTGGTAAATACTTGCATTTCTTTTGTCAAATCTGAATGCACTACCATTACAGATGCACTGGAAGCCTGCCAAATAACGCGCAAATCACATACACAGGCCTTGGGTGAACCATCAAACGAGGAAGTGGGTATTTTACACCACAATAAGCTCACCATAAGTGCCTTACACTGCCTTGAAAGGTTCTTGTATCGTGTAATGACGTATCGGCTATTGTTCGCATATCATCACGTACTGAATGCCGATAGTAAAATTAGTAATTACATCAAGTACGGCACGATAAAATATACTGTGAATATTGGATACAgaaaaatagtataaaaatattttcataatttaaataaaaaacattactgGCACGATAGCAACAGATAATGGAATtgaacttaaaacaatatctttatgatactgtttttatttattgtttttaatgataataagACTTACTatgaaaatatctaaatattcctgtaaattttgcaaatattaACACTGTacacttacataaaatttaattttggcaCAGCACTTATCCCCACGTTCAATAGGTTTCTTGTTGCACGACAGTCTTTCTGTAGTACATTATtcactaaaataatatagcCGTGAACAACAATccaattattacaataattgtgATATAGAAAAGACGTGTAGGATGGGTGTAAAATgcactgattttattttttcattttgactGTCATATTCCGAGCAatctcgatagatggcgttcaCTATTCTTCGGCCATAGACAAAAAAACAGTATTATTAAAGACCCAATCTATAAAATCGTAttcatgaaattgaaattactACTGGATATTCTTTCATAAtttggaattgttattttttgggttgattttcttaataatgtTATAGATAGTGCAGATATAAATCTAGCTAGATAACATTTCTTCATCCatctttttgaatttgaaaaccAAGAAGCGAGTGAGGTCAACTAATCAACATAGGACAAAGATGCATcttatacctatatgtatgtatgtttgtttgtaggtataacacctagcctggcggaagatatTCCCATTggtcatttcattcattttttgtCGCCCCCGCTACACATtattgaaacaatttttattcttaatatcCAGTGATATATTTACTAACGaattttatgattataaaatgaaGTACACAATTTGGAATCTCATCATCCACAAGTAAAATTCAATTGTGGACATTTTGAATGCTTCTTGGATAGTTGAAAGTTGTCTACACTGGTTGCAAGTGAAATCACGGTAACGGTCACGAAATGAATGAAGAGAGCGCATGTGACCGCGACGAGGACCAAATCGCAGATGAGTAGCAAGGATAATTACAAAATGGTTAAGAGCCCTCTTTAGAGtccattaatttctttttttttttcattataaggCGATTTAAAGTTAGCCCATGAGTCACATGACTATTCTCTAtatctaccccgtgagggacaAATACGGGAAGTATAATGTATAAAGATACATCCAGGAACAACATtgagacttttttttttttttttttttttttttttttttttttttttttttttttttttacgggacaaattacacagattgtgttagactactataacattttttagGAAGTCTATCACTATAGGTCTTTCATAATACTCTTCGGTTTGCTCAACGAGGTTGCGCCACCTAGTGGCAATATTTCTCAAGTGCTTAGTCATATTTCCCTCTCACTCGCACTCGCGATCATTGTGCGGTAGCGAGCGGTTCAATGACTCTGGCGGCCGTTTCTATTTTCTCTCTGGTTTGTCGTCGGGTCGCCTGCAAGGAAGGGGTCTTTGTTTGCGTTTCACGTTTGCGACGCGCGGTATTATCTGCAACCGCGGCTCCATCGTATCGTTGCCGAGACGGAATGTGCCCGCATAAGTGGAAGCGTGGGTCTCGCTCCTCCCGGTCGATGTGAAATGTCGTGTAGTGTGCCAGAGTGGCGCCGACATCGAGTGCAAGTGCAGTGAGGTGCAGTGGTGTGTGCGAACGAACGTGGGTCGGTTCGGCCACGGCGACCGAAGTGCGCGGAGGTGGCGGCGGCCGCACGGCCATGACCGGAGACATGCCTCTAGGGAGCGCGCACGCGTTCGGGCGCGCCTTGCTCCGGGACGGGGCGCTGCCGCCGCTGGAGCCGGGTCCGCCCGCTCCACCGGCCACCAACGCGCAGCCGCCCGACAAGCGGCCGCCAGCCGCCGCCGCCAGTCCTGAACAGGTCATGAAGCTCTACATGAATAAACTGACACCTTACGAACACCGCGAGATATTCGACTACCCTCAAGTGTACTTCATAGGCGCGAACGCAAAGAAACGGCCCGGGCTCGTGGGCTTCCCAAACAATTGCGAATATGACAACGAGCAgggttcatacatacacataccgCACGACCACATAGCGTATAGATACGAGGTGCTCAAAGTTATCGGTAAAGGCAGTTTCGGACAAGTGGTGAAAGCGTATGATCACAAAAAACGTGAGAATGTAGCTCTCAAAATGGTGAGGAATGAGAAACGTTTCCACCGCCAGGCACAGGAAGAGATTCGCATACTGGAGCATCTCCGTGAGCAGGATAAAGATAATACTATGAACGTAATACATATGTTTGATTCTTTCACGTTTAGAAATCATACGTGTATCACTTTCGAGCTGTTATCGATAAATTTATATGAGctgataaagaaaaacaagttCCAAGGGTTCTCGTTGCAGCTGGTCCGCAAGTTCTCGCACAGCCTGCTGCAGTGTCTCCACGCCTTGAACAAGAATAGGATCATTCACTGCGACATGAAGCCGGAGAATGTTTTGCTGAAGCAACAGGGACGCTCCGGAATCAAGGTTAGTACGTTATCATTCTCATCAGACATTGTTTTCATTAATCTCTTATTCTTCACTGAGTTTTAGAAGTACAAGTTTTCTTTTCTATGTAGGTATCCTACGTACACTTcaaagataattattattgttacaaaTGACGCATTTGAAATTTTGGTTGTGCCTACCTTTTGATAACGATAATGAGTGCAACGTAAACACCTGTTCCGTGGTTGGGAACCGGaagaaaatcaataaacagcgttttttgtaaacatttgCAGCTGTGTGCGTAGCTGCCGATCAGCTGGCCACACCCCGCCCCGCCATGATTTCGTTTCCCTATATACCAAAgacaatgttttgtttattttttctaaatagtCGGTATgtgtgaatatatttattttcaaattctaCATAGCTTCAGTGAATAAATACGCATCGTTCGctagataaatacatatgtaaaatttttattcatctcACATTACCTACTCTTGTTAAGCTCTGCTttcactaaataaattttccatcCGCGTCATTTCGGTGgtgataaataaatgcaatgCAAGACATATCCAACTCATGAAACAGAAACTGTGAAACAATTTACCAACTACAGGTTACATTTCTTGCTGCAATCGATGTTGAGATAAACGTTATCTTTTCGTCCGCGAGTCGCTCACCCGAACGGTCGTGTTCTATTTTCAAACTTCCCGATAGGTTCAGAGACAGCGCCACACGATATTAGAAGTTATTTACGTCAATATTTGTGACTGGGGCGGTCAAGTCACGTGCATATGGGCATCACGGGCATATGAAGAAACCTTCGAAAGTCGCTCCACTATTCGGTAAAATTTATTGCCATACGAACTGTGTACAAAAAGCACAGtgttttgtatgttaaaaatgggAATTTAGGAATCAATTGAGGGGTTGacaacaaaagtaaaaataaaggtgATTACTTCatgatattatattaactACATACAGGCGCGAAATAGTAGTCGTTTTGTTACAACCTTTAGAGGCTTTGAGGCATTAAAAAGTGTGATACCAGGGTGTGTAGGATTGAATTGAGTAATGTAAGAACGTGTACGAAATACCATTAAGACAAGAATTATTTCTAGAGGAATTTTTAAAGGTTTGACTTCATCATTCAGTTTCAAATAAACCA from the Amyelois transitella isolate CPQ chromosome 25, ilAmyTran1.1, whole genome shotgun sequence genome contains:
- the LOC106137146 gene encoding dual specificity tyrosine-phosphorylation-regulated kinase 2, with the protein product MTGDMPLGSAHAFGRALLRDGALPPLEPGPPAPPATNAQPPDKRPPAAAASPEQVMKLYMNKLTPYEHREIFDYPQVYFIGANAKKRPGLVGFPNNCEYDNEQGSYIHIPHDHIAYRYEVLKVIGKGSFGQVVKAYDHKKRENVALKMVRNEKRFHRQAQEEIRILEHLREQDKDNTMNVIHMFDSFTFRNHTCITFELLSINLYELIKKNKFQGFSLQLVRKFSHSLLQCLHALNKNRIIHCDMKPENVLLKQQGRSGIKVIDFGSSCYEHQRVYTYIQSRFYRAPEVMMGARYGMPIDMWSLGCILAELLTGFPLLPGEDETDQMACIIELLGMPPQKLIEQGKRSKNFISSKGLPRYCTATTLPDGNTVLSGGMSRRGKPRGPPNSKSFVTALKGCQDKFFIDFIRRCLEWDPDKRLTPAQALRHAWLRRRLPRPPHDDEPHATTQHVGQLVSQLAQPSHVSRAQFATANAKRPAQTKCIDK